The Salvia splendens isolate huo1 chromosome 20, SspV2, whole genome shotgun sequence nucleotide sequence aagttcatggaacatctcttgggcaACAGAGCATTATCATTGAGGAGCCGCCCTTTCACGAAACCATTTTGGTTTGGGGGAGAGATGACCTGTGGAAGGAAAGGGGAGAGTCGAGTCgtgagtaccttggtgatgatcttgttaaAGACGTTGCAGaggctgatgggtcggtagtcggtccatgactcgggcgacgccttctttgggatgaggacaatgcttgtggccgtaatACTTCGTGGCAGGAAAGCCCCTCTAAAGAACTGGCCAATTGCTTCCAccacctccggccccacaatagTCCAACAGGCTTGGTAGAAAGTGGCGGATAAGCCATCGGGTCCGGGGGcgctatctccggaaatgctgAAAACGGCGCTCCTGATCTCGTCTGCACCCGGCGCATTTGCGATGTCCGCAAAGTGCTCGGCTGAGTGTACTCGCTGGATAAGGTCAAGGTCTGGCTCGTCTAGAACCGGGTTGCTGGGCGCTAGGAGTTGTTGGTAGAAATCTACCGCTGACTTTTTTATTTCGGCCTCCTCAGTAAGCTCCTGGCCGTTGACACGAATCGAGTGGATGCGTAGGCGAACTcttttttgtttcacccagctttgatagaaccgggtatttttgtcgcCCTCCGCAAGCCATCTCACGGCTGCCTTTTGCCGCCAAAATCCTCTTTCATTTTCAGCAACatgatgtactcggcaatgtatTTATTGATCATTGTCCTATTTTCCGGTGTTGGCCTTGCCTCGAAGATGGATTGGGCCACGGCAATtccttcctccttttccttgaGGTTGGCATGGATGTTCCCTAAAACTCTTTGTTCCACGCCTTTAGGGCTCTTTTCACTCTAGCATGTTTGATTTGAATATTTAGGAGTCCACTCGCCCCCGTACTCTCCTCCCATGCATTTTGCACTACAGCCATGAACCCcccatgtcggatccacatgttctggaatcgGAATGCCTTGCCTTCGATGGTAGTGTTCAGCATCTTACATCTTACAAGGACCGGCCCGTGGTCCGAAGCAACCCgagggaggttcgtaacccgagtagcttCGAAGGCCCTAGCCCAACCCTCActaacaagcactctatccaatctttcaaaGAGGCCGTTTTTGGCCCATGTGAATTCCGCCCCATCGAACCCCGGATCAAGGAGCCTACAGTCTTCAATTGCCTCTGCGAAAccgaccatctcggcttgcctgTTGGTGTCGCTCCCAACCCTATCTCGGTGTGAtaggatggtgttgaagtcgCCACCGATAATCCATGGTGATCCTTGAGGGCCCcagcaatctctctcatcttatcccacAGGAGGTGTCTTTCGGATCTTGTGCATTTGGCATACACGGCCGAAATGGCCAGCGGCCCTAGCAATGCGGTGGGACTTGAGACGCCCATGTAGGATTTCTTCCGAATCacaatcaatatcaaaagtgtatccctcttccgcaaacaaccAGATTTTTCCGGTCATGTTCGATCCAATGTAGGACAGCCCCAGGGCCTTGGAGAACCGGTCCGGATCCGGTGTTGTGagtggttccattattgcaaggaataaaacattatgagatttaatt carries:
- the LOC121781459 gene encoding uncharacterized protein LOC121781459, whose translation is MVGFAEAIEDCRLLDPGFDGAEFTWAKNGLFERLDRVLVSEGWARAFEATRVTNLPRVASDHGPVLVRCKMLNTTIEGKAFRFQNMWIRHGGFMAVVQNAWEESTGASGLLNIQIKHARVKRALKAWNKEF